Genomic segment of Canis lupus dingo isolate Sandy chromosome 9, ASM325472v2, whole genome shotgun sequence:
gtaatctctatatccagtgtggggctcaaacttatgagcccaagatcaagagtcacatgctcttccaactgagctaaccaggtgcccctgtactggGTTTCTGAAAAcagttttactgagataaaaCCCCACGCACCCTACAAATCACCCCTTTATACAATTCGATGGTTTTTCACAGATCTGTGCGATCATCACCATAGTCCAGTGTAGAACATCTTCTCACCTCCAAAGAACCCCTAACCCTTTAGTTATCACCTTAtctctacctctcccctcccAGGTTTAGGCAACCACTAGTCTACTTTGTCTCTTTAGCTTTTCCTATTCTGGACTTCCATATAAATGGGTCGTGTAATACATgctctttgtgactggcttctttgacttagcataTTTCCAAGGGAAGACTGTCCTCCTAGCATATCCTGCCTCAGATGAGGGACCCCAAAAGGTATGGACAGCATATCATGTGAGCAATGCATGATGAACCCTGTTTTGGGCAGcagcagaaattattttatagacaGCTGTTTTCAGATACTTAGAGAGCCTTTGGATCACTTGGGTAGCATCTACGGATATAAGCAGACTGTCTGACATGAAAGCTCCCCACACTAGGTGTGAAGCTGGCCTATGGTGACCAGTGACCCTTTCAAGACTAAATTCTTTGATtctgggcagtcctggtggcacagcggtttagcgccgcctgcagcccagggcatgatcctggggaccctggatcgagtcccacgtcgggctgcctgcatggagcctgcttccccctctgcctatgtctctgcttctctctctctctctgaataaataaataaatctttaaaaaataaataaataaataaataaataaataaataaataaattctttgattCTGCCAAATTCATATAAGAAATGGCTATACATGAAAAGTCTGCCCGGCCTTAGTTTAATGAGACTGGTCCTATACAGTTTTGTTCATTAGATTCATCCTGGAGGTGTGCTCAGTAGGACTGGAAATGAATAGTAGcaaaagtttttgtttctctcaatCCCTGGTGGTCTCTGTGAGGCTTCAACAATTAATGACTCTTCGAGCATCAAAGGAATTCATTCAGCTGAAGCTCCAGATGAGGCCCACTCTGGTATATTCCCAACTATCATTTGGTTTTAGGATTGGGGTACCTGATTGTACCTTTCCAAatatcaattaatttattttattttttaagattttatttatttattcattcaagagagacacagacataggcagagggaaaagcaggctcctcgcagggaacccgatgcaggactggatcccaggacccagggatcatgagctgagccaaaggcagatgctcaaccattgagccacccaggtgctccgcaaatatcaattaattttaaaaagccttctaGTTGACTTGATAATTACTTCAAACTAGGAACCAATTTCACAACAAAACACAATTAATTAGtttaatatatgaattaaatCTAATCTGTGgaatagcatttttctttttcaagtgggccattatattttacaaagtgttgtctatccttttttttaaataaaaaggctctttattttgcagatgatCTTACCTGAGTCTGGCTATTTAGGTAAATACCTTCCCCACAAATGgccaatcatttaaaaagtatacagtTCAACAGCACTGTCTGATTAAGCAGTACCACCTGATatcttctattcattcattttaagtcAACAGAGATTGCCTCCCGTACACTGCTCAGGTCAAGGAGAGAATTAGGGCAGGGCGGATTCTCATTCTTTGATAATCTCCAGACAATCTTGAAATCTATTTTGGGAATAACAGATGTGGGTCTAACTGGATCTTTCTCAAAGTTCTTTCCAAAGCCTGAGTTGGaactctctgtgtgtccctcagaAACAACTGGTATAGTTATGGAGGAGTGGAACAGGAATCAGAAGACAGTTCAGTTGCTTCTCTGGTGTAATTCCTAGGAGGCCAAATGAGTTTTGAGGTTGTTTCACTGTCTTTCCAgacctctgtaaaatggggtgaaAACACTGCCTTGCTGCCTTCTCATAGTTATGGTGGAGTTCCAACTCAATGGCACATGTGCAAGTCTCTGAACTCGACCATCTTCTAGAAGCTTCACCTGCATTAAACACCAGTCTGGTAAGGGCCCAAGAGCCGCAGCTAAGGGGACAACTGTTTACATGTCACACAGCTTGCATTCTTTCTGTAATTGGCTCCCTGGGTTCTACCCtaggttttaaattttgttttaaaacaaagattgcgTTTGGTCACATGAAACTGCCTTAAATAGGCAATCTATAATTAGCTCCAGCTGAAGCTTCAACTCCCAGAGTCACTACCGGTGTcgtcatctcttttctttctttaataagcTCTGCCCCTCTTCGGTCCTAGGACGGGCTTCTGGTTAACATGCCCTGGCCGGCTGCCATGAGTTTCTCTGCCCACAaccattttgtcatttttcctcAACCGTCCcaatttcttctgaaataaaGGCAGGTGACCCAAACTGCTGGTTCATGTCTAAAGAAAACTTGACTTGACCCATTGTAGGCTAGCCAGAGGCTTTATGTGGTCACAAGGCCTGGGTTCACACCACACACTGATAAGCACTCACAGGGGATTCCTGCGCAAACCCTAACATCTAGGACTGGTCCTCTGGGTCTCATGATGCAGCTACCAAAGCGTGATGTTGTGTTTTTCAATGCCTATTCCCATAGCAGATGACCCATTTCAAACCGAAGGCCCCCCAcattctcttttggttttgttagtTCTGCAAAACTACAGCACTGTTTTTTCTGTATGTAGCTAATACTGATAGAATTTCAacaggaagtgggggggggggttcgtGAGAGAGGGTGTCTTCCTGTGGCCCAGTTATTGACAAAAAGTCAGGTTCTCTAATACTTCAACCATTTGCCACAGGACTAACttgtatataaatgaataaaatagatcaTTCCCAATTTCTCTCAAGCTGTACActaattttacttatataaaaCCCAAAAAAGTTGTAGAAATAGAGTCCATACTAAATCCACACACCAAAAGAATGATAaagaaggggcagccccggtggcacagaaGTTTAgctgccgcctgcagcccagggcatgatcctggagaccctggatgagtcccacgtcaggctctctgcatggagcctgtttctccctctgcctgtgtctctgcctctctctctctctgcatctctatgaataaatacataagaaatcttaaaaaaaaaaaaaaaagaatgataaagaatTGTTTCACATCACACAACTGAGATTAGTCAAAGATTTCAGCCAATGTGACCCCAAGGGGAAAAGCTCCTTTTAGTTAATTAAAGTTTTAACACTGGAAATCAAAATGATCACTCCCTCCTTATTTCCCTTACAGATTTACTGGCCAAAAAAAGGGATTAACATTAATATCAGATGTATCATGAATCACAGTTGAGGCACAAAGTACGTACAAATATTGAATAAAGCCAGATGCCCTCAATGTGCCTGGGTAGGTTCACAAAAGCAGAAAGGTTCACCTAGGCTCACACTTCACCAAACTCCTAAAGCACAGACCCTGAGTTTAGCCATCCCATCTTTCCAGGCAACTTATTCATCAGATATGCATGGAAAAATATctaggggcgccagggtggctcagatagctaagagtctgcctttaggctcaggttgtgatctccagtCCTGGGACAAGCCCTGCATTGCTCCGGGCTCagaagggaatctgcttctccagaGGATTCTTCCCCGTTTGTGCTTTCTCAActgactaaataaaatattttaaaaatctagctcaTTGTATAAAAatgcagggaaaataaaaatctcaaacttGTCTCCAAGCCTCTTAGACTTGGCCAAAAATTCTATCTTGCATAGTTTTACTCTCGGTCTTCTAGGCTGATCCTAagtaggttaatttttttttttttttaagattttatttacttaagagacaGAACACCggggagagagcaagcacaagtggggggcagagagagaaggataagcaggctcccgaCTCAGCAGGCTCAATCTCAGATCcttgaggatcatgacctgagccaaagacagacgcttaaccaactatgccacccaggcacccaggttAAATACTTTAGATGTTGATCCAATACCCTGTAGCCAGAAGTTAAAAACACCTTAGATATACCCACCTGACCAACAAATGGGTTTAAAGTCACTGGtgttttatcagatttttttcatacttGGCTATAAGAGATTCTCTAATTGTTGTATGTACAAATGGACCAAACAAACGAAAAGAGAAACAGGTTACCAGGTAAAGTACTCGGAAGTTCTATCCCACGTTGGAAATCAGATTAAGtcataataaatgaaatacttgGGAAGAGTATCTGCAGCTACCAAGCCAGGGTGGGAAATACCAGGAGAGATAGAAGGGGAAGTGACAAGCCTCTGCTTGAGGTTCTTCTGAAGAAAGAACAGCACTTTTCTGGCAGGCCTAGATGGCCATTCTTGGTCCTCCCATTCCTCTTAGCCAAAGCCCGTTCCAGAATAGGAGTAAAAGTATCCCCTTCTCGGTGTGCAACGCTTTCACTTTTAGGAAGaattttcctccttcccctcgaGATCACCATTCCATCTTCCGGATAACCATGTCAAATGAGGATGAACCTAAACCATGAGAACTGTCAAGTGTTGAGTCTTCACCAACCTCCTCACAGATCTGCCTGAAACCCCAGTTCCCATTTTTTCTACTCCCACATGCTTCTAAGAGGAACCAGATCAGGGCCCGCGGCTGGCAAAGAAtcgagaggggaggggggggccgccggaggatggatgaaatagtCAATGCAGCGGAGGGGAGGGCATCAAGCTTAGCTTGGAGGTCAGGAGGTGACAAAAGGCGACCGCCGAGACCTGGCCTCCTACTTGGAGAGAAGGCCGAGCAAAAAGGGCTATCCGCCCACCAGACAGCCCCAGAGGGCCCACCTGTGCCTACAGAGGGCCTTTCCCCCTAGTCCAAGCGCCCACAGAGCTCAAAAAGGAGCTCCACTCCCACGAGCACACACACGGCGCGTCCCACCCAGCCCAAGAGGCCGTCCACCAGCCCCGCCGCCACGCTCCACGGTGCTGCTCAAGAAGCCGGGCCGCTCAGACCTGTCACCCCGACCGCCGGAGGAGCTGGGGCGCGAAGGGACCCCTCCCAGCCCGCGCCGACTGAGCGCGCCGCCTACCCGGAGCTCGCCCTCCGTGCGGTGCAGTCCCAGGCGCCGCAGCCCCACGGCCAAGTCGTTGACACACAGGCCGCCGTCGCGGTTGACGTCGAGAGTCTGGAAGAGGCTCCACAGGCGCAGCTGGTGGTCCGGGCCCCCGCAGACGGCGCCGCCGCACGGGTCCACGGACGCCGGAGACGAGGCGGACGacgaggaggcggcggcggcggcgtccgGCGGCGGGGAAGCCACGCAGCGGCACAACACACTGCTCACCATCGGGCGCGAGGCAGGGGCgcccggcgcggggcgggggaggctgGCCGGCGGGGAGAACGCGGAAGACACGCGGGAGTCCCCAGACAGGAGCGCGGGTTGAGAGAAGCCGGCAAGCGGGCGGGAGGGGCCGCTTCCGggagcccggccccgccccgccccgccgcgcgccgcccgccgcctcgCTGGCCACGCCCCCAAGCGCGCCACCGGCCAATCACAGGCCCGGGCCGCcccccggcggggcggggccttcCCGAGGACAGGCCACGCCGCCGACTGCCTGGAtcaggggaggaggcggggcgaTCCCTGCTCAGCCTGCGGTCGATTCAAACTGAAGGAGGCAGGGATTGGCTGAGCTGGGCTAGAGAGAGCAAATCACGCCGCGATAGGCAGAAGTTCTGTGATTGGCAGGCGGAAGGCCCCGTGTCCAATTTCCATCGAGAACGCTGCTTAGGCTAAGGAATCCTGAGTAGACATCGTAGTCTCCGGTGGGAAATAGGATTTGTGTGAGGACCAACTGGGAGCTGCGGCTACGAAGCAGAATTTGCCCCCGTGAGTAGGATTAAAATTAATTGGCCAGTGGTTCGAGGCCGAAAGCACTAGGAGGCCGGGTTTTGGCACTCTAACTCCCTAAACCACCAATAAAACAGCTGAATTTAACGGCGTAATAGTCGTAATGCTGACGATTGAGGGACAGAACGATTTTCCAATGGAAGTGAGTAAAGGCAGGTGGGCGGAGCGCTCTGTAGCGACAGACACACGTTTAGGCCAATGACCAGGCCAATTTGGTAAGTAGGCGTGCTCTCCAGTTGAGCGACAGATCAAAGGAACCAGTGATCGGCGTGACGTCTGAGCCCCAACCAATCAGGAGGGCGGGTTCCCCTGAAGACGCTCTGGGAGGCGGGAAGAGGGGAAGTGGGCGGATCTCCGCACACCCCGGCGGAAGAGGCAGATTCAGGAAGCCATTACGCAGCTGGCTGGCAGCGGCCGGGCCGGTCGGGGCTGGGCCCTACGCACTTTGCGTAGCGAAGGGGGTTACCAAAGGCCTGGTGCTTGGCCTTGGGCAAGCCCGGCCTCTCCCCTGTAGGGGGGGGTGTGtgaggggccaggctggggaagaagggaaggggaattGGGGCAGTTGAGGggattataatttctttaaaaagggggggtggggagaggccatGGCTGTCCCAGCCAAGAAGAGGAAGATGAACTTCTCTGAGCGAGAGGTTGAGATCATCGTGGAGGAGCTGGAACTAAAGAAACACCTGCTGGTGAACCACTTCAACGCCGGGGTCCCTCTGGCTGCCAAGAGTGCGGCCTGGCATGGCATCTTGAGAAGGGTCAACGCTGTGGCCACCTGCCGCAGGGAGTTGCCTGAGGTCAAGAAGAAGTGGTCTGACCTCAAGACCGAGGTCCGTCGCAAGGTGGCCCAGGTCCGGGCAGCGGTGGAGGGTGGCGAGGCCCCAGGGCCCACTGAGGAGGATGGAGCCGGTGGGCCTGGGAcaggtggtggcagtggcagcGGTGGCCCAGCTGTAGCCCCCGTCCTGCTCACCCCCATGCAACAGCGCATCTGCAACCTGCTGGGTGAGGCCACCATCATCAGCTTGCCCAGTACCACAGAGATCCACCCCGTGGCCCTCGGACCCACAGCCACTGCAGCTGCAGCCACGGTCACCCTGACACAGAGTGAGTGACCTCTCCCACCCAGTCTGTCGTGCATAAATGGGAAGGGCCAGCCAAgagctggggcagcctggggaaGGTTGGCTGCCAAGGGTCAAAGGTCAGATGGGAGACTCTGAAGACCATGAGGCCTTCCAAGAGCTCCCCAGACAGAAGTGATCCTGTACTCTTTGGGACTTCCTCAGCACGCAGTCTGGACTTCTGAGGAGCTGGATTGCTCTCAACCGTTTTGCCACCATTCCTGTCCATGACTGACTGAACTCTGTGATCCTTGAAGACAGAGACCATGTCTGgatcctcccccctcccccccccatcacAGGTCCTGGCCCTTAGTGGCAGTCAGGACATATCTGTCAAATGAATAGATAGACGGGAATGATAATACCCAAGTGAGACATCGATTCTGGACAAAGACATTCTGGGTTTTCAATGCGGGGAGCATTCATCAGGCACTGCCCAGAAAACTCACGATTCCTAGTGTTAATCTATTCGTTCCTTCAGTCCTCAAACACTAGATCTTATTCCTTCCACGTCAGACCCTGTGCTTGGCACCAGGATTACCCTGGTGTTTAAAATACAGGCCAAACTGTATTCTAGTAGGACAGATAAGACACACCCATGAACAACTGTACTGTCGGTCAGGAGAACCTAAGGACTCAGAAGAGGAAGGGGCTTCCTGTGGGGGTGGGGACTCACAGCTGATGTTGGCATGGTAGGGTAGAGAAAGTTGTCCTTTCCCACAAGCCAGGAGGCCCAAACAGCCCACCCAGAATTCCTTTCAAAGGTTCTCAGTTATGAATGACAGTGGTTTTGTTGGACTTCTTAGTTCAGATAAGGGTTTGTACCAGTAACTGTTAACTGCTAGTTTGTGCTGGGCTGTGACCTGTATCAGCCGGTGATTCTCAGTGGGGTTTGGGGGAATTGGGTGTATGTGTGAGTACCATCCCCATGCAGTCATGTTTCCTAAGGATATCAAGGTGGGAAAGAGGATCAAACACTGGTCTAAGTCAGTTGCTATTCTAGAACTAGAAGGACAAGGTGATGGAGTAGGTGGGAGgcatttattgggcacttaaGCAACTGCTGTCCCGCTCCCACCTCCTTTTCTGCTTGGCTGTAAAAGAAGGAGGGAGGTAGGAGGACTAGTGTGGTTACCAACAGTTCAGGTAGAGTCCCATCCAAGCTGGCTACTGTGTGccagccctgcagggagcatgtGGCCCTGCCTTTGTTAGCTGGAGGCATACCAGTGAAGTGGTTACCCGCAAGTTGGACTCTGGTGTTAGGGAGACCTGGGTTTATTTCCTGGACCTGCTGAAtaaactgtgtgaccttaggcaagtcactccATGTTTTTGAGTCTGTTGCCTCGTCTCCCAAGATGAACATGACAGTACCTGCCTCTTGGTGTCTTGTGAGGATTCATTGAGCTAACAAGTGTGAAGGGCTTAGCACAGTACCGAGCACATAGTGGGTGCCCTAAATTTTTTGCTAGTATTGTCATTAGCTTTGCTTTTGCCAGATCTGGTACTGGCCCTTTGGTTACCAAGTAGATTCTAAATGCTTTAGACTCCAGACTTATATGAGAAGAGCTCTAAAGCCAGAGGAGACCTGAATTCCCCTGAATAGGGATTAATGGCCTCCTGCCAACCCCATTTGGCCAGCTTCATTCCTTCCAGAAGGTGACCTGCCATTGCCTTTGGTGTTTCTTCCCCACAGTCCCCACGGAGACCACCTATCACACACTCGAGGAGGGAGTGGTGGAGTACTGCACGGCAGAGGCCCCTCCACCCTTGCCAGCCGAGGCCCCCGTAGAGATGATGGCCCAGCACGCCGACACCTCAGTCAAACCCCAAGCACTCAAGAGCCGCATAGCCCTCAACTCAGCCAAGCTGATCCAGGAGCAGCGGGTCACCAATCTGCATGTGAAGGAGATCGCCCAGCACCTGGAGCAGCAGAATGACCTGCTACAGATGATCCGCCGCTCCCAGGAGGTGCAGGCCTGTGCCCAGGAGCGCCAGGCCCAGGCCATGGAGGGCACCCAGGCAGCGCTGAGCGTCCTCATCCAGGTCCTCCGACCCATGATCAAAGATTTCCGGCGCTACCTGCAGAGCAACACGCCCAACCCCACGCCTGCCTCTGAGCCTGGACAGGTGGCCCAGAATGGGCAGCCCGACAATATCATCCAATGAGGGCAGGGATTGCGCCAGCTTTCTGCTATGATTGGATGACACCACTGTGGTCTTGTAAGTGGGTTCCATGACTGGCCTTAGGCTAGGGCTGGTCACATGGCCAGCTCTCTCTTTGACAGACTGTTAGGAATCCACTGTTTCTCAGAAGTGAGGGAGACTGAGCAGAACTTGTGCTCCTGGGAGCTGAACTGCCTTACCCCTACCATTTGAGCTGCCTTGCTGAGAGCTTGCAGATTGGTTAGGTGGGGTTTGGGTACTGGTGATACAACACGTGGTGTCGAGCCAGGGCTTGTAAAAGGACACAATGGGAGGGGAGGTTCTCACTGGTGGCCTTCTCatagcttggggtggggggggtgcccGGAGGGTCTGTGCTGAAATGCTGCCCCACCCCGCAGTGTCATCCTTTTGAATGAGATAATGTCAGTGGTGCTGGCATGGGCACAATATCTTCTTCCTCCCTTGGGAGGCAGAGTGACTGGGCCTGAGGAGGAAGCTCCACCCTGTTCTCCTTCCCACTGTGCCTCCATTCTCAGGGGACTTTAGTCAATCTGTGCTctctccacaccccaccccactccgGGCGTAGCAGGGACCCCTGTTATGCCCCCAGGCTGCCTCTGCATTACACCCAGGATGCAGTCCATGGGGCTCAGGAGTGCTAGGTGTGCTGGGGACAGCCTGGCCACCAGCCAGTCTTCCCTGCATCCTCAGGCAGCCCTTCCGTGGTTGGTCCTGACAGCTTTTTGACTCAGGGCAAGATTCCGGCTTTAGGTGCAGTAAATTTGAGAGAGAACGGACCAATGTGGAAATTCATTGCTCCCCTGCAGTGGTTCTGAGGTGACCAATTGGCTTCTTCCAGAAGCTTGCTTCAAGCCAGTTGTATTTATTCTATACACTTATCCCTCCTTGGAAGGGGCAGGCAGCTCTGGCCACAGCCTCCATCCTGTCCTTACTGGCTGCATGATTCTGAAACTCAGtgtggggggagaaagaaaaagaaaagtatgcgTGTAGGGGGAAAGGGCATCAGGCCCTAGATTCCCTCTCACATTATTCAGCACCTTGTGTTCTTGCGAGACCCCAACTGGCTGCCAAGGTGAATCTAAAGGCCTGATCAGCCCTGAACATTTGAGGGGGAGAGCCAAAGCTGACCCAAGAAGTGGGATCTTTACTTTCGTGCTCGGGAAAGAGCAGACTGACCTCGGAGCACCAAAGGAGGTAGTGTTCCGTGTCCCATCTTGATGCTCTTGCCCCTTTTGTGGGGAGTTTACCGAGATGGCACTTGCTTGGTTCATTTCCAGAATTGCCCTTGATCACTGAGACCCTTACATCTTCCCCAATCATTCTCCAGGATTGCCATTTTGCTGCCGATGCCTTGGCTACATGGGACCAGTGGTAACACCTCAAGGCTCCAGATCTCAGCTAAACAATGAAGGTGTTGCCCTTCTGGGCAACTTATGCTTAGAATGCTCACTTCACTGTTGCAATCACAGGAAGATGCCCCCAAAGACAGTTGGGAGGTGACTGCGGAACACCAGCCTCTCTAGAGGGCAGGTGTGGCGCCAACTACTGAGCAATGGAGAGGAATcagactggggaggggggtgggtgacAGAAGGAAGCTCAGTGGAGCCAGAAAGCTACAGCCTCCATGGAGCCGGATGGCCCTGGCAGGGAATCTATGA
This window contains:
- the NAIF1 gene encoding nuclear apoptosis-inducing factor 1 yields the protein MAVPAKKRKMNFSEREVEIIVEELELKKHLLVNHFNAGVPLAAKSAAWHGILRRVNAVATCRRELPEVKKKWSDLKTEVRRKVAQVRAAVEGGEAPGPTEEDGAGGPGTGGGSGSGGPAVAPVLLTPMQQRICNLLGEATIISLPSTTEIHPVALGPTATAAAATVTLTQIPTETTYHTLEEGVVEYCTAEAPPPLPAEAPVEMMAQHADTSVKPQALKSRIALNSAKLIQEQRVTNLHVKEIAQHLEQQNDLLQMIRRSQEVQACAQERQAQAMEGTQAALSVLIQVLRPMIKDFRRYLQSNTPNPTPASEPGQVAQNGQPDNIIQ